The following DNA comes from Terriglobia bacterium.
CCGGAAGGAATCCAATGTATTCCTCTGCCCGGAGAAGGTGGCATCGAATCGGTCTCCCGCCACGACCTTTCGATCCAGGGTGGGCTGGGTGGGGATCAGTTCCAGGATCCCGGGGACGGGAGTGATCAGGCCCTCAAATTCGCGTCCTCCCGCACGCAGTGTGATTTCAACCCGGGCTGAATGCAGGATTTCGGTTTCCGTGGTGTTCGACAGAGAGAGGGCGGGGGCGCCAGGAGGCGAGGGGGCCGTCGAGCGTGCTTCTTTTCCGCCGGCAGGAATGATCTTCAGGACGACGTCATTCTCTGCAATTAATTGATGCGGCTCGTTACGGCTTCCGGTAAACAGGGTGGTGAGCCGCTGGGCGTTCAGTTCCGTCGTCGAGGTAAGGGAGCGGCTCTCTGAATGGACATTGCCCTCTGCGACAATCTGGTCCAATGATTTCGCTTCACCTCCAAGTTTTGCCGTGATGACATTCGCTGTTAAATCTGATTGTGCATTGGGTGCCTGGGTTTTCACCGAGGGGTTCCCCCGCGCCTCTGCCGTCTCAACCCGGTTGTCCGAACCCAGGTGGATCACCAAATCCATCGCATCCAGCGAGTCGTCTCCATGACTGAGATGAACCGGGCTTCCAAATGCGATCTGGTGGGCTGCCTTTTCGAAACTCAGAGACCCACTCGTGATTTCCACGGGAGGCGCGCCCTGGCCTCGATCCAGTTTGACGTGCACGTCCTGCAGCAAGCTCAGACGATCCTTCGAAGCATCATATTTCATTCCCAGGGCACTGCCGCTGAGATCGTTGAAGGTGAATTGCACCGGGGCGGCGGTTTCCACTCGGTTTTCTCTCTGGGAATAAAGCACCTTCGAGGTTTTGACCAAGGTCTTATTCAGATAAGCCTTGCTCGGATCGGTCTCGGCGAGGCGGGTGGCCCGGACCTCCTGGTTCTTGCTGCTCAACAGAATGCTCACATCACCTTCAAATTGAATGGTGCCGGAGTCCTGACTATAGTCAGCGCGAGCGCTGTGGATTCGGTCATAGCGATCGCCATCCCGGCCGTAAACCAGAACCTCAACGTCTTCGAGAAGGTTCTTGTTGCCCTTCAGACCCAGATTGCGCCAGGCCTTAATGGAGTAAACGGTTCGGCCGGATTCAATCTTGGTATAGTTGAAACCGACGGTGGAGTTCTCCACATTCTGAGGCAGCAATTCGGGAATAGTATGCTTCAGCGCCTTGAGGCGCGAGGCGCGACGCAGGTAGTTCCACGACGTCAAGGCGACAATGAGGAGCAGGGCGATGACAACGATGACTCGCGTGACTCGAATGTGATGATATTGCACTGTGCGCCCCTGGCCCGCGGCTTCTTGTCTTGGCAGGAAGTGGTCTACTGATTCAATGAGGCGGCAGGAGTTCCGGGGGCCCTCGAGCCCCTTCACCGGAGCTGCTCTGAGCTTTGACCCCTGGGATCAAAGCGCTGCGTCCCTGGTTCTACTCGAAATCCTTAATCGTCAATTGCAAGGAGGTCACGGCCTGAAACGTATTTTGATTGAGTTGAAACGCCATGGAAATTTCGCGCCCTCTTCCAGCACCCCCATTGAGCCGTGCCCCCATTCCCCATCCCAAAGCATCCAGAGAAACCCCATCCTGTTCCACACGCAATTTTAGATGCTTTTCCTTGAGGATGCGTGGCTCATACACCATTCTCAAATCGCGCGCGACAAACGTGGGAACCGGGTTCCCCTCCCCATACGGTTCAAGCGAGACCATCTCCGCATACAGCTGGTCATCTAGATCGGAGAGGCGAACTTCAGCGTCAATCTCCAGACTCGGGATCAGATCCTCCGGCGTAAGGACCGCGCGCGCATAGGCATTCAACCGTTGGCGCAGTTCCGCAATCCGCTCCACCGGCAGAGAGAAGCCGACGGCATGAGAATGTCCGCCATAGCGCGTGAATAGATCCTGCACCTGGTCCAGGGCCCGAAGCAGATGAAATGCCTTGATCGACCGTCCGGACCCCTGGGCCACTCCATCTTCACAGGCCAGGATGAGGGTCGGACGGTGGTATTTCTCCAGGACTTTCGAAGCGGCGATCCCGATGACCCCACGGTGCCACCCCTCGCCCGCGAGAACCATGACCAGGTCCTCTGTCAAGGCGGGATCCCGGGTGAGTTGCTCATCGATGGACTGAAGGATGTGCTGCTCGATCTGCTGCCGCTCGGAGTTCATCTGATTCATTTTCTCGGCGAGCGACCGGGTCACCGATTCATCATCGGTTGAGAACAGTTCGACCACCTCGTTTGCCCCGCCCATCCGCCCCACAGCATTGATACGCGGAGCGATCCGGAAGCCGATGTCACTCGAAAGAATCTTTTTATCCTTCAACCCCGAGATTTCCAAAAGCGCCTTCAATCCCACATTGGCGGGCTGGGCCAACCGCTCCAGGCCAAACTTGACGATGACCCGATTCTCCCCGACCAGCGGCACGACGTCGGCAACCGTTCCGATGGCGACTATCTTCAGAAATGAAGGGAGGAGCGACAGCCGGTTGGTCTTCTGGAGCAGGGCTTGGACGACCTTGAAGGCGACCCCGCAGCCGCACAGGTTCTCATTGGGATACCCGCAGTCGCTGCGCTTGGGATTGAGGACGGCCAGCGCCTGGGGAATTTCGGTCTGGCCTGCTTCGTCTTCTTCCGGAAGATGATGGTCGGTGATGATCGTATCGAGGCCCAGGGCAGACGCCGCCCGCACGACTTCAAACGACCGGATACCGGTGTCCACGCTGATGACGAGTCGAAAGCCCTCGGCGGCGGCACGCTCGATAACGTCCTCTTTCATCCCGTACCCGTCGATCAGCCGGCGCGGGATGTGGTAACGCACCTCACCCCCCAGCATCTGGATCGCTTTTCGAAGGATGACCACGGCCGTCATCCCGTCGACGTCATAGTCCCCATAGATCAGGATTTTTTCGTGCTTTTCGACTGCTTCCAGAATACGCTCGACTGCCCGCGGAAGACCGCACATCAACGCGGGATCATGCAGGTCAGAGAGCGAGGGGTGCAAGAACTTGTAGGCGTGCTCCGGGTTGGCGAGCCCGCGGTTGATCAGCAGGCGTGCCATCAGCTCGGAACAACCCAGTTCTCCCTTGAGCGTGGCCGTTTTCGAAGGATCGGCGGTAGCGAGTGACCATTTCATGATTCGGCCCATTCTACCACGCCGAAAAGATGTGGGGAATTTCAATCGTGGGGTGCCGCACCGGGTGCCGCGGGCATCGCGCTTTTTGTGATGCCTGCGCTGTCGATAGGGTCGCCCCGCCGAGCTGCTCGAGAATGAACTGCCGGGTGCCGCGGGCATCGCGCTCTTTGCGATGCCTGCGCTGTCGATAGGGTCGAACCGCCGAGCTGATCGAGAATGAACTGCCGGGTGCCGCGGGCATCGCGCTCTTTGCGATGCCTGCGCTGTCTCTAGGGTCGAACCGCCGAGCTGATCGAGAATGAACTGCCCAAGAATGCCGCAGCCGCCCAGGAGAACCATCAACGCACCTTTATCCGACTCCACCTCTCTCCAGAAATCAACTGTCACCTCTCACCTGAATTCACTTTGTCGTCATCCCGGAAAAAATTGAAATCGGAAGCAAGCGTGAGCGTCACTTTGTGAAATTTTTCTTGACACCCCCCCCCCCCTCTCTATGTTATCGATTAAAGCGCTCGTGTTTTCCCCCTCGTCACCACGAGCGACCCCAGGTTCAGATTTAGGACGTTGTTCCTTTCATTCCTTTTCCTCTTTCCCCGGAGGAGGCTCTTATGTCAGCACCGGCACCTCGAATCATTTGGACCCGGCAGTGCTCTGTCATCTTGGGCCGCAATGGCGCATCCGAGAATCATGAACCACAGCATGTCGAGACTCGAGACTGTCCGCCCTGGATTTCTGTAAATGAGAATTCATCAGAGAGTGATTCCTTCGCTGGAGATTCGCCTGGCGCCGGAAGAACGACATGGAGACCAGACCTCATTTCTCTTCTCATGCTTTGCCTTCTCAGTCTGCTGCTCGCCTCTCCGCTTCAGATGAATGCGGCAGGTCCCAATCCCACTTCACTGTCGGCGAGTCCGAACAGCATCACCATGCCCGGCAGCGTCAGGTTCTGTGCAGGCGGTGGAGCCAACATGACGGTCGATCTGAAGTACTACTGGGACGGCGTCTTGTATGAAACCGACTACGGGGTGACCTTTGGATCGGATGGCTGTGTTGACAATTGGTACGACAGCGACTCCTTTGCCGGCAATTATACTTTTAGATGGATTCGCAATTCTCTCAACGGTCCGAGCGGCGCCTGGGCCAACGTCTCCACCCCTTTGACCTTGTACCCCCAACCCTCTCCACCCACCATCTCCTATTTCTATGCCGACCAAAGCACCATCAACATCCATCAATGCACGATTGTGCGTTGGAGTTCGGAGAATGCTACGTCGGTTGACCTAAGTGGCGAGGACGTACCACTCGAATACTCCACACAAGAGTGTCCTCTCTCCACTGCTCAATATGTGCTCACCGCGCACAACGAATCAGGTCAGACCGCAAGGGCTTTTTACACCATACACGTCAACACCCAAGTGAACGACGCCGTTTATGTCGATCAGACCTCGCTGCCTGCCATGGAGGTCGGACGAACCTATTCTGTGTATGTGACCATGAGAAACACAGGAACGACCACCTGGACTGAGGGTCAACTCTTTCGATTAGGCTCCAGGAACCCATCCAATAATACCACTTGGGGATTAAGTCGAGTCTCCCTGGCGCCAGGGGAAAGTGTTCCCCCAGGGGCCACCAAGACCTTCGCGTTTAATGTAGTAGCGCCGGCCAACCCCAATACATACTACTTTCAATGGCAAATGACCCGGGATGGGGTGGGATGGTCTGGAGCTCAGAGTCCCAGTACACCTGCGTCCGCAGTCTTACCGCCCACTTCGATGAACTTTAGTCCCACCCAGGGAAACGCCGGCAATGACATGTATACCCTCACGGTGGGGGGTGGCGCCAACATCAGCATCGGCTTCAAGTACGAATGGTCCGGCAATATCGGAAATGTCGTCACGGTGGACCCATGGGAGCATGCTTTGGACGGCTCCGGTCAGGCCAGAAACATCAAGGTCAATCACAATGATGCCCCGGGCACCTACTGGTATCGTGCAATTAAGATCGCTGGAGCGCCGGACTGGGTGAACTTTTCTTCACCCTACCCCTCCTTTACGATCTTGCCGCCAAAACCGTTTACCAATTCGCTTTCCATTACACCGGGTTCCATAAAGCCTCCTGCCAGTTACACCATGACCGCGCGGAACACAGGCGGCGCAAAAGTGGACACTCGTTTTATGCTGAACAACGGCGGCCCTCTCTATGACACTGGTTTTCCGACCTTCAATCCGGCACTCAATAATCCTCCTGGTGAGCCGGCCCAGGTCACTGTTAATGCGGCCACCTGCACGACCTCGGGGGATTATCTTTTCACGGGATTACGGAATACCCTTCTCCCCACTTCTGACTGGTCAGACCAACCGCAGAACAACATCCGGCGCATTTTCGTCAGTTGTCCCGACGCGCCGGCTCTCGATCAGAATTCCCCGGTGGTGCCGAGTACCGTCGCGGCAGGCGCAAGCAATGCAATCACCATTAACGGAACAAGTCTCTGCGGTCCGGTGACAATCACCAGTGACAACCCGGGAATCACATTTTCGAATCCCACCTCGGCAGGAGACTATTCCGGAGGGTTTGTGACTGCCTCCATGCAGGTCGCTGCTGCTGTGGCGCCTGGGCCCTATCTTTTTACTGTCAGAACCCCCTGTGACCAAGTGTCGGGAACGATCTCCGTGGCGCCCCCCTCGCTCCCGATCATCGCCATTGCTGACACCCAGGGTTCACCCACTGACCTCACGGTCCAATATGGCTCCATAACCGTGACGCAGGAGTCTCCTCACAACCCCCAATCTTACGACGTCACATTAAAGAATGTGGGGGCACAACCCTTGGCCATCAGTTCCATCGGGCTGCAGCACCATGTGGAGCAGGGATGGAGTGACGGCGCGGGAGTGTATTCGATGCTGAACCTGCCCGCCCTCCCAGTCACTCTCGCTTATGGTCAGACTCTGACATTTTCTGTCCAGTTTGACCCTTCGTTCGATTTGCTCTTGTCAGCCCATGTCAACTCTTTGTTGTACTTCTCTGAAATTGTGGTGCAATCTAACGATCCGAATACCTCCACAAAGAAGGTGGGCCTTTTTGCCACCGCCACCGCCAATGGAATTGGGGATGC
Coding sequences within:
- the lptC gene encoding LPS export ABC transporter periplasmic protein LptC, which produces MQYHHIRVTRVIVVIALLLIVALTSWNYLRRASRLKALKHTIPELLPQNVENSTVGFNYTKIESGRTVYSIKAWRNLGLKGNKNLLEDVEVLVYGRDGDRYDRIHSARADYSQDSGTIQFEGDVSILLSSKNQEVRATRLAETDPSKAYLNKTLVKTSKVLYSQRENRVETAAPVQFTFNDLSGSALGMKYDASKDRLSLLQDVHVKLDRGQGAPPVEITSGSLSFEKAAHQIAFGSPVHLSHGDDSLDAMDLVIHLGSDNRVETAEARGNPSVKTQAPNAQSDLTANVITAKLGGEAKSLDQIVAEGNVHSESRSLTSTTELNAQRLTTLFTGSRNEPHQLIAENDVVLKIIPAGGKEARSTAPSPPGAPALSLSNTTETEILHSARVEITLRAGGREFEGLITPVPGILELIPTQPTLDRKVVAGDRFDATFSGQRNTLDSFRATGHVTVDLEPRSPLPSSTHRKTQSDALVARFDPASGLLTSIDQTGGFRFVETGLSSQPASRNATLLRQATATRAHYTAAERVTLLQGDPEVWDSTAKTTARTMTMDEQSDKLTAEGNVLTIYQDRKSTSAPFSNTNSPVFISAHRLVARSREHTALYSGNARMWQDDDVVKGDEIHLDQTAKTMVASHHVMSTFLTEESGKGKKDFVSVTADELQYDDSKQRAHYQDHVVMKGEMGTLGAPTLDIFFVEKPKPHEGRVDRAIAQGGVLIEQPQRRATSERAEFFPRENRVLLSGNHPTIVDAVKGASTGRELTFFTRDDRILIDGDNQALATTQHKVARQ
- the recJ gene encoding single-stranded-DNA-specific exonuclease RecJ: MKWSLATADPSKTATLKGELGCSELMARLLINRGLANPEHAYKFLHPSLSDLHDPALMCGLPRAVERILEAVEKHEKILIYGDYDVDGMTAVVILRKAIQMLGGEVRYHIPRRLIDGYGMKEDVIERAAAEGFRLVISVDTGIRSFEVVRAASALGLDTIITDHHLPEEDEAGQTEIPQALAVLNPKRSDCGYPNENLCGCGVAFKVVQALLQKTNRLSLLPSFLKIVAIGTVADVVPLVGENRVIVKFGLERLAQPANVGLKALLEISGLKDKKILSSDIGFRIAPRINAVGRMGGANEVVELFSTDDESVTRSLAEKMNQMNSERQQIEQHILQSIDEQLTRDPALTEDLVMVLAGEGWHRGVIGIAASKVLEKYHRPTLILACEDGVAQGSGRSIKAFHLLRALDQVQDLFTRYGGHSHAVGFSLPVERIAELRQRLNAYARAVLTPEDLIPSLEIDAEVRLSDLDDQLYAEMVSLEPYGEGNPVPTFVARDLRMVYEPRILKEKHLKLRVEQDGVSLDALGWGMGARLNGGAGRGREISMAFQLNQNTFQAVTSLQLTIKDFE